One segment of Nocardioides sp. QY071 DNA contains the following:
- a CDS encoding maleylacetate reductase, with protein sequence MTGFVHESLPMRVVFGSGAVDQVAEEVDRLGLRRVLVLSTPRQGALAARVTDLLGERAAGTFDGARMHVPVATVAAAESVVAEVGADGCLAIGGGSTIGLAKALSLRLGLPSLAVPTTYAGSEMTPVWGLTEDGRKTTGRDPVVLPSAVLYDPDLTHALPAAVSGPSGLNAIAHAVEALYAPNGTPVVSAMAERGVRDLAAALPMVVADGADAAARSLALEGAWLCGACLGATTMGLHHKLCHVLGGMLDLPHAETHAIVLPHVAAYNLPAAPEADAVLRRALDTEDVPGALRALAGAVGVPEGLRALGVAQEDLARVADEVLAAPYSNPVAPTRADLEAILDAAWRG encoded by the coding sequence GTGACCGGGTTCGTCCACGAGTCCCTGCCGATGCGGGTGGTCTTCGGCTCCGGAGCCGTCGACCAGGTCGCCGAGGAGGTCGACCGGCTCGGCCTGCGCCGGGTGCTCGTGCTCTCCACGCCCCGGCAGGGCGCGCTCGCGGCGCGGGTCACCGACCTGCTGGGGGAGCGGGCCGCGGGGACCTTCGACGGTGCCCGGATGCACGTGCCGGTGGCGACGGTCGCTGCTGCGGAGTCGGTGGTCGCCGAGGTCGGCGCCGACGGCTGCCTCGCGATCGGCGGCGGCTCGACGATCGGCCTGGCCAAGGCGCTGTCGCTGCGGCTGGGCCTGCCGTCGCTGGCCGTGCCGACGACGTACGCCGGCTCGGAGATGACGCCGGTCTGGGGCCTGACCGAGGACGGCCGGAAGACGACCGGCCGCGACCCCGTCGTGCTGCCGAGCGCGGTGCTCTACGACCCCGACCTCACCCACGCGCTGCCGGCCGCCGTGTCCGGGCCGAGCGGGCTGAACGCGATCGCGCACGCCGTCGAGGCGCTCTACGCTCCCAACGGCACGCCGGTGGTCAGCGCGATGGCCGAGCGCGGGGTGCGCGACCTGGCGGCTGCGCTCCCCATGGTGGTCGCCGACGGCGCGGATGCTGCCGCACGGAGCCTGGCCCTCGAGGGTGCCTGGCTGTGCGGCGCCTGCCTCGGCGCGACCACGATGGGCCTGCACCACAAGCTGTGCCACGTCCTCGGCGGCATGCTGGACCTCCCGCACGCCGAGACGCACGCGATCGTCCTGCCGCACGTCGCGGCGTACAACCTGCCCGCCGCTCCGGAGGCCGATGCCGTGCTGCGTCGCGCGCTCGACACCGAGGACGTCCCCGGCGCGCTGCGCGCGCTGGCCGGCGCGGTGGGGGTGCCCGAGGGACTGCGGGCGCTGGGTGTCGCGCAGGAGGACCTCGCCCGGGTCGCGGACGAGGTCCTCGCGGCGCCGTACAGCAACCCGGTCGCGCCGACCCGGGCCGACCTCGAGGCGATCCTCGACGCCGCCTGGCGCGGCTAG
- a CDS encoding RIO1 family regulatory kinase/ATPase: protein MFQENPSTPDVTDIDPRFVFDFEAYDDLGPGQRWSTWLDVEPLSRGPEPRPDWIVTSQGAVDTDLGILKTGKEADVFLLERSDPHDPAQSVVMAAKRYRSTDHRTFHRSAAYTEGRSMKRSRDERAIKRKSTFGREVAAGEWAISEWSALNRCWSLGLPVPYPVQIDGTEILMEWIRVEGPDGTDSAPRLAQTRPEPALLASYFDQLRGAMTTLVQSGLVHGDLSPYNILAAGERLVIIDLPQLVDLVGNVQGFDFLLRDCTNVCTWFQRRGLDVDPQDLFGELMAQAF, encoded by the coding sequence TTGTTCCAGGAGAACCCCTCCACCCCTGATGTCACCGACATCGACCCGCGCTTCGTCTTCGACTTCGAGGCGTACGACGACCTGGGCCCCGGCCAGCGCTGGTCCACCTGGCTCGACGTCGAGCCGCTGTCCCGCGGTCCCGAGCCGCGTCCCGACTGGATCGTCACGTCCCAGGGCGCGGTCGACACCGACCTCGGCATCCTGAAGACCGGCAAGGAGGCCGACGTCTTCCTGCTCGAGCGCTCCGACCCGCACGACCCGGCGCAGAGCGTCGTGATGGCGGCCAAGCGGTATCGCTCGACCGACCACCGCACCTTCCACCGCTCGGCGGCCTACACCGAGGGCCGCAGCATGAAGCGTTCGCGCGACGAGCGGGCGATCAAGCGCAAGAGCACGTTCGGCCGCGAGGTCGCCGCAGGCGAGTGGGCGATCTCGGAGTGGTCGGCACTCAACCGCTGCTGGTCGCTCGGGCTGCCGGTCCCCTACCCGGTGCAGATCGACGGCACCGAGATCCTGATGGAGTGGATCCGGGTGGAGGGACCCGACGGCACCGACAGCGCTCCGCGGCTGGCGCAGACCCGGCCGGAGCCGGCGCTGCTGGCGTCGTACTTCGACCAGCTGCGCGGGGCCATGACGACGCTCGTGCAGTCGGGCCTGGTGCACGGCGACCTGTCGCCGTACAACATCCTGGCGGCCGGTGAGCGGCTCGTGATCATCGACCTGCCCCAGCTGGTCGACCTGGTCGGCAACGTCCAGGGCTTCGACTTCCTGCTGCGCGACTGCACCAACGTGTGCACGTGGTTCCAGCGCCGTGGGCTCGACGTCGACCCGCAGGACCTGTTCGGTGAGCTGATGGCGCAGGCGTTCTAG
- a CDS encoding SDR family NAD(P)-dependent oxidoreductase, translated as MATTGRGTGRGTGRETGRETALVTGASRGIGRATALALAEVGYDVAFTARTAHEGEGTVAARTSREVGVSHQVAGSLATTAAQIEARGVRALPLRMDLTDAAAPARVAGQLLETWGAPHVLVSNAVHHVPHARFLELDLGALRESLDANLVHQVALVQALLPAMVDAGGGVIANMCSGSATLDPPAPPGEGGWGLAYAAAKAAFGRIAGAVNAEFREAGIRAFNLEPGFVVTASGRARGGTEEIEARAVAGSSIDASGRVIAWLAASDPDDAEVNALLGTVISAPRLAGRLAGRLA; from the coding sequence ATGGCCACGACGGGACGCGGGACGGGACGCGGGACGGGACGCGAGACGGGACGCGAGACGGCGCTGGTCACCGGTGCCAGCCGGGGCATCGGACGGGCCACGGCCCTGGCCCTGGCCGAGGTCGGGTACGACGTCGCCTTCACCGCCCGCACCGCACACGAGGGCGAGGGCACGGTCGCGGCCCGGACGTCTCGTGAGGTCGGCGTGAGCCATCAGGTCGCCGGGAGCCTCGCCACGACCGCGGCGCAGATCGAGGCCAGGGGAGTGCGGGCATTGCCGCTGCGGATGGACCTCACCGACGCCGCGGCGCCGGCGAGGGTCGCCGGCCAGCTCCTCGAGACCTGGGGTGCGCCGCACGTGCTGGTCAGCAACGCCGTGCACCACGTGCCGCACGCCCGCTTCCTGGAGCTGGACCTCGGCGCCCTCCGCGAGAGCCTGGACGCGAACCTCGTGCACCAGGTGGCGCTCGTCCAGGCCCTGCTGCCGGCGATGGTCGACGCGGGCGGCGGCGTCATCGCCAACATGTGCTCGGGATCGGCCACCCTCGACCCGCCGGCCCCGCCGGGGGAAGGCGGGTGGGGTCTGGCCTACGCCGCCGCGAAGGCGGCGTTCGGCCGGATCGCCGGTGCGGTGAACGCGGAGTTCCGCGAGGCCGGGATCCGCGCCTTCAACCTGGAGCCGGGCTTCGTCGTCACCGCGTCCGGGCGCGCCCGCGGCGGCACCGAGGAGATCGAGGCCAGGGCCGTCGCCGGCTCCAGCATCGACGCGTCCGGCCGGGTGATCGCCTGGCTCGCGGCCTCCGACCCCGACGACGCCGAGGTGAACGCCCTGCTCGGCACCGTGATCTCGGCACCCCGGCTGGCGGGCCGACTGGCGGGCCGGCTGGCGTAG